In Camelus ferus isolate YT-003-E chromosome 21, BCGSAC_Cfer_1.0, whole genome shotgun sequence, the DNA window TGGAGTGATGAAAAGAGAAGGTCCTTGCATTAGACACACACCCTATGCTCAAATGTGTTCTCTTTGAGATGCCGTGAACAAAAAGAAAGTCTGCTTTTCTATATTGCTGGTGTACTCTGGTGTTCAACTCTTATTATCCCAGTTTGGATGAGTCTAGCCACGCATTTGAGAATGACCAAAGAAAGGAAACGGCTTGCAAAACCACAAACAGGAAAAGCCCTGCATCATCACATGTGGGGGTCATTTATCAGCACAACTCCTCTTAcacattatattataattatatgttatatttacCTAACTGAAAAGATGAACCTTATGAGATTATTACCAAGAGATTCAAATTAAACTCATACTGGGTAAGTGATGTCTGTGGCTTAGTAACACTAGCTGCAGAGTGGACGTTACTGAAACACAGAGCACAGGCTGCTGAGCAGTTCATTTCAGCAGACCTAAGAAAGAAACTGGAATGGGGATTAGTGTCACAGCCCACGTAAAATAGCAGGCCACTAATTTCCGCTTGCCCACATCAGAACACCTTCTAAGGAGATGACGGCTCCATTCCGACGAGAAAGCAAACAGTAGCTAATTCTTCACAATTCTTTTTCCATAAAACGTATAGAAGTTTTCATAAACTCTgattccttccctccacccttcccctcccaaaGCAGGGTTTCTTACCCAGTGTAATCCCGTTTAGAGTTTTTCCTTCTATAGAGGACAGCCAGAATCATGGTGATGAGCAGAGTGAGACCCAGGACCACAGCTGTCACTATGCCCACCACCACCCAGACTGGAAAGGAGGGCAAAATCtctagagagaaagaacaaaacagttTGAAGGTACATTGCTACAGacaaaagaaatggaattttattaaatgaataaacaggtgTCTTCAGCAATTACCACACACTCGTTTACTATCCAAATAATGAGATCCTGGTGTCTAATCGATGACATAAGTTATCAGCTGATAAAGAATGAACTTCAGAACTGAAAACATTTCTGCATACACAATCCCTCTCAACGttctaaaatcaaagaaaacctGGGGATGTGAATTCACCTCCATCTCTCCTCCAAAAAAAGCAGATTTGGTCTCAAAATGAGACACCAGAACCTGCATTTCCCACTTAGTcttgaaaaagggaagaaatggctGTACTGTTTTTGCCAATATTAAAACCTTCTCCTGTAGAAAGTGAAAACAGTATtaatctccttccttcccagtatCCACCCCATCCAACCATAAGCAATTTGGTCTTTCTTCTAATGAACACTGAAAAATTCACGGTCCTCGAATCAGATCAATACGCTCCAGGCAGCAGGTATGTAAGTGGAGAAATCGGCCACTCCAGCTGGAATGAGTTCCCTGACCCCTAGTCATGTCCGATAGAGCCGCAGGTCCATGGAAACAGGGAGCATAACTGTATGGCAAAAATATCCCTTTCAAACACACCTTAAAATGTAAGCTCTATTCTCTAACTGAGCATGAGACGAAGGGGACTGCATTGTTGCTGCAAAAATACTCAAGGAGGTACCTTTTTCTACGACATAGAGCCTAATGTGTCCCGGCTGGACGACAATGTCAGGAGGGTTTTTGACATCACAGATGTAGGTGCCATTGTGTATAAACTGCATATTTTCTATGCTGATTGATGCATCTTTCTTGTCAAGGTCTCCAGCCCAGCTGATTCGGTCCTTAAATGGTGGATAATTCCCAGCATACACTTGCCCTTGGGAGTAGTGGAAAAACTGCAATTAGAAAAAAGGAACACGTGAGCTATTCTCAAAGGCAGAAGTTCGAAACTCTGTTATAGGCGTGCTGTGAAAaagggtctttttaaaaagacatcattCAGAAGTGCCACACCATAGTAGACTCCCTAAGCTATGAAACCATGGAGCTCAGCCCTGTTTTTCGGTTGAAGAAATAAACCTGTACATTTCCTTTAATCCTCTCAGTATCCCAGCGACATGGCAATTACCCTGtagttttataaataaggaaatggaggctcaaagAAGTCATTGCCCAAGGTCATAATGATAACAGGTGGTAGATCCAGAGTCAAAGTCAAGGCTACCTGACTCTTCAAAGCCAATGCTCTGACACCATGATTGAGGCCAGAGGGTCCAAAGGTTTCAGCATTAATTCACAAAGCTTACCGTTATGATGCACAAAGGTATCGagaaaaataagcctaattatcatAGATCAGTTAATCTGATGTGTTTCTGCCTCTTACTTATTGGTTTCCTCCAGAAAAGTCATGGCTGTGtgaaaggaacacagcccagaTAACCCAGAATGTTCCCACCTGCCTTTGCAGGTTCAGCCCTTAGTCCCATTCTCTTTCCATTCACACTCTCTCCTCAGATCTGCTTTTGGCCAAGGAACTTATTTCTCAAAGCAACTTTGTCAAACTCAGCCCCCTGGTAGCAAGGTCAGGCCTAGTGGGGGCAGGGATCCATCCTGCTTCCATCTGAGCAGCTCTGCTGGAGGCTTGCTTTGCTCTAGTTCACGGATGGGGCAATAGTGGGTCTGGAGGTGGAAATCAGCACTGGGCAATGACTGAGCTCCGCTGGCAATCCAACGCACCATTTCCAGAACCCTTTGTGGAAGGTGAAACCCCTGTGCAATCTCTCCCATTCCTATGATTTAATGGCCATCTACATTTTGTGAACTCCCAAACCTCTCTCTCATCCATAGCATTCCCCTGAGCTCCAgatccctcccccagctgcctaCTCAACTGTATCACCCAGCTGTCCCCACCCTCTCCTATAAACTCCACCTTCCACCTGGGCATCACCTTGACTGGATGGCTTCATGCCAGTCTCCCAAACCATAAATCGTTGGAGTCATCCCTGactcctctgtcttccttcccaTCCAATTAATCTCCTAATTCTGTCGATTTTATCAACtaaatttctctcttctatttaATTCCCAATGAACCTGACTTTATGCCCTCATCATCTTGGATTATGACCTCTTAACTGGTCTTGAGATCCTCTAATTCATCCTCCACCTAATGCCTAAatgatgactgaaaaaaaaaaaaacaacaaccatttaTCAAATATATACCTTGTACTTAATATAACCTCATGCTTGTTAGGAACCGTGAAGGCTCTGAGATTTTACCCTCCCAGCTAGTCTGCCACAGGTTTacagatgctggcagaagacacaagactcctgTGAAGTCTTTGTTCTCATGAAGAAGACTTGGAGACAAAGGACCCTATTACTTACAAACAACAAGCAGTATGTTTTTATCTGTGGCCCTTGCCCCCCATAGGGATGGCACGGAGGGGCTCAGGTGGACGCTGTGCACAGAGGTTTTGCATCACAACCAAGGAGCCCCGAGCTTGGGAAACTCAAACTTTTTACAATGGGCAGTAAGCTTGTCTGACCTCTGCCCCAAAGGGAGACATCCTCTTTACTATATTGGACAGTAAGCAGATCTGTCCTTTGCTCCCACAGGAGGCGCCATGTCTGTCTCCCAAGGTCAGTCACTGTACAAGAAAGGCAGCCAGTGCCTCCATTTGCAAGATGTGCAGAAACGTGCAATACCATGGAAAGTAATGCTCTGATGCTCAGAATCACCCTGCAAGGTGAGATTCGCCTGCCAGGTATTTCGCAAGTGAGGCTCAGAAAATCTGAGTGGCTTAATCAAAGTCACAGGTCTTAGAGAGAGAATTCAAATCCAGCTTTGATTTCAAAGCTTAAGCTGTTTCCACTATTTAATGCCTCTTGTGTCTCATCATGTCTCCCCCGCCCCAAACTCCTCAGCCTCTCTTCTTTACCAGGAAATGAACCATAAACTCTTAGCTTAGCGAACCAGTCCTTGTGGCATTTGGCCTCTGCATTCCTTTCCTACCTCAGCTGCAAACACTCCCTGCCCTGCATTTCTCAACTGGTCATGAAGACCCACACCACGCTGTTTCCCACCGCTGTGTCTGCACAGCCCTCCCGCAGCCGGCCTGCCCTGTTAGACCAGGCACCCTTTGAAGGCAGGGTCtaagctttgtttttctccatacTTCTCCGCACTTAGCACATCACAGGAACTGGGTGTGTTTGCTGAAATGAACTGATTTAACAATGCTTTGGTCAGACCAGTaagaaagagagaagtgaaacggtttaaaaaaaaaagctcacacacaaaaaagggacTAGATCTCCTaattaactaatatttattaagtacaaGCCATGGTGCTAAAACCATGAGGGTCACCAAAGGTGTAAGATAGGTCTCTACCCTCAAAATACTTACATTCgagatgaagaagagaaaaactgtCATAGAAAGGGACGCTACCTCACAGGACTGGCCCAGATAAGGTGGGGAGTGAGGTTTAAGAACAGCTAAAAAGGTCAAAAGAGATCTTACGGAGACATCAGAATGTGGGGATGGGGTAAAACCTAAACGGCAAGTGTTCAGAAGtggaaaaacaaagcataaagcACTTTTTATTAAGACTGAAGGTGATCCCATGAGAGGACAGACGTGGGGCTGGAGGCGACCTGGGAGGAGCTGTGAAGCCGAGATGAGTATGGTTGGCGGCGGGGACCTGCGAGGATTTGGACGAGGGTGGGGCGAGGTGGAAGCACCGCTGTAAGACGAGGTCCCTGGCGGACTATAGGGGTGGGATGAAAGATGGACGACTTGAAGTGGAGGAATAAGCAAGGGGGCTAGTGCGCCAGTCCCGGAACAGCATTTATTACTTAATGGagagcagaggagcaggaagacTGACAAAAACAAAGTAGGAAGAACCTGCAAATGTCCTTATTTCTTGGGATGGGTATGAGGGGTGGCAGGGAAGGGTAGTGGATGGTGGAtggaaggacagaaaaaaaaaacaaacaaaaaaaccccacaactctGAAGATTTAGAAAGTCAAGTCCCTAGAGGAACAAAAGTACCCAAAAAGAACcagcagagaagggaagcagaggggagaaaAGATGAATTCTGTTTTAGACATGCAGATCTTAATCTCATGGACCAGAAAAGCCACCGATGGCATGTCAGGCTTGATTTTACTTTTCCtgaaaatctataaaaatgaagagCATCCAGCTCATCTTACTGACTGTGCACTGACATCTGGGAGTTAAAGGACCCTGTATCAGTAGCTGAAAGTTCTGGAATTAACTGTAATCGGATTGGTGTGTAAGTATAAATTGATGAGCTAAAAACATTACTCAGAAATCCAGCATGTTCTTAAATATTAAGTCTTGAGGTGTGTAAAGACAGGAATGTTTTGAGCATAAACGGAACTGTTCTTGTGGAGAAAGTTATGACCTGTGGGTGTCTTCCCGATGACGCTTCACTTTCTAGAGATAAAACAATGCCCTCACGTCCAGGCTGGCCAAAGGTGTCAGGGGGAAATCTTCACCGGTTTCAGTAATTCTTTGGACCCTCCTgagtaaatgtgtgtgtttaattctgCATCCACAGGACACGTGTTTTGCAACAATGCCATGTCAATGGGAAGCTGGCTCTGCTTCTGCACGACAGTTGTGTGGGCTCCTGTCCTCACTCACTCTGGGACTCTGTTTTACACAGAGTCATACCCAGCTGGACGCAGTGAGGAAGTTACCTACATTTGTAATCTCTGACTGTACCTCACCTTTCCATCCTTCCCTTTCATACATCCTGAGGGACACAGGTCCGCTCAAAAACTTCGAAATCAGGTATGTATTCCAACCCAGCACCTATGTATCGATACTGACAAAAAGCTGCATTTAAGGGATGCTGAACTTATTTTTTCCTAGAGGGTCCAAAGGAAGAGAAGGGCCTTGAAGTCTGTAGTAGATAACAAACTCAGTCATCTTGGAAGTGGACAATCCAGAGAATGGATCACTAATTACACCACTGCAGGAAAGCACCCCGGGGGGCAGGACTAGCAGAGAGCAGACAGTCGTTCCTACCGACACAGTGGTGTCGGCTCCTTCCGGCTGGAAGCTCCAGGTGACTGACGTCAACGTGCCGGTCATGTTAGTAGACTTGAACGTGCACGTCAGCTTCCCTTGCGTCCCATTGGCCACGAAGATTTCTTTTGGCGTATATACCTCCAAGGCCGACACGCCAGCAGTCACTGGGGAGAGAGGAACGGGAGAGCTAAGGAGTGGGATTTATTAGCATCAATATCACTGTGCATCTTTATCAGAGGACAAAGAAAAGATACAAGAACGTTACCAGACATATACCATAATCCACCGCCACGGTGTACTACACATTTCTGGCGGAGTACTGTATAGCCAGGTACTTCCTATAAACAGGATAACTGGCTGAGAGTCTgggatttggtttttttttttttttttttttttagtaagaagATATTTTTTACTAGTCCAGCTATACCTAATAGTTAcgttttcttttgaattaataGACTTTATCTTTTAGAGCAGTCTGAGGTTTGCAGAAAGGAGAGAGCTCCTAGAtattccttcccctttcctgcaAGCTCCAGTTCCCCCTATTACTAACATCTTGCATTAGCGTAGCACTAATGTCCAGAATATTCTACAGTTGGAATCAGAGAGTAAATGTAGCCTCTtcatactggcttctttcacttagcaatattcACTTAAGCTTCCTCCGTGTCACTTCGTGGCATGACAGCCCGTTCACTGTATTGCTGAATAACAGCCACTGTGTGCATGGACCACAGTTTATCCTTTCGTCTACTGAAGGGCATCTCATCAGACTTCTCTGGTGGCCTGTTTTTGACGTGGaggccatatttttatttttctattttttttttgcaaagaggaggtaatttggtttgtttatttatttggtttttcaatggaggtactggggattgaacccaggacctcatgagtgttaagcaagcgctctaccacttgaactataccctcccctctactttttaaaattattctcataTTCACCCATTACATTTCAACTGAAACCACGTGGAAATGTTCTCATCTTccatatttaaaacaattaaaactaTTCTAGGTAAGATATCACTTCATTTTAAAGCCATGTTTATTATTGAACTGATCCTTTTCCCATAAGggatttaaagcaaaaaaaaaaaaaaagtacataactTATCTTGTTCTCATTAGTGAAATCTTACTTACTGTGAGACTTCAGTGCACGGGATATGTGTGTACTCAAGAAACAGCTGACCACGCTGGGTCACATTTTCATGTACCCACCGAGTTTTTTCAGTCAGCAGAAGCTCAGGAAGTAGTAATTAAAATGTCTACTACTTGGAACATAAAAACAGCTTTTTTTGAGATTTGTAATAAGAGGCAACTGCAGGAATTCAGAGATTGCTGCTAAAGTAAAATAACCTGCACTCAAAAAGGACACTTTCGTGACTGAAGGTTAGAAAGAAGCTTAGTTGGCCTAAAAGTGGAAACAATGAGAGCTTGTGCGGGAAAGATTAAAAACACCCGTCTTCAAAAGAAgatagtttttaaaggaatagtTGGGAGAGAATCCCTGTGTGCAGTGTTCCAGTTATTCTTAGAATGTAACCGATGAGCAGAATAAGGGAGGGTATTGTCACCCGGGGCTGACGGTcatattcagaattttttcttcctcatgtCTCAACTCTGACTCCAGGCCAAGGAGAACAGGAGGCTTCCCCCACTCCTCCCAACCATCTTCCAAATGTTTATCCTCAGGAAACAATGGGCACTTCTGGCCATTCTTCTAAATAAACTGATAGCCACACTGCATCAGGcagatttttttctgctaaaGAGGGTAGATTATTATTCTAGGgaacaatggattattatttgtGGTCCAAACCTCAAAACAAGCCCTTCTTTCAAACAAGAAGCAAACAAAAGACGTTCCTAGCTATTGTGGGTAGGCAGAAAGCAGCCCTGGGGCACTTGAGTTCAAAATGAAGGACAAAGCACAAGACTGGACGACTGGACCGGCTTATCCCAGGGAGCGGCACTGGCGCATAACCCTTAGTTACTCTGTGTGATTTCGACTCGTTTTCTCCACCATGACGAGCGCTGCGAGGAAGGCCACGGTCTTTTAAAGTCGACAAATAAACTTTCCCAAGGACGTTCTCAAACCAGACCCCTGCCACAAGGCCTGGTTCCAAGAACATTACCCTGAGACGTTATTTAAAGATGGAACTAGGCCAGGTGCCCAAGTGTACAGTCATGGAATTTTGACCAAACAGACCAACCAAATTCCTAAATGGGCTTTCAGACAATCTATTTAAGGCAGACAATTTAATTGTGCCAAAGCTGGTTAATAAACAGGtggcttttaaaaacaacaacataccATCACTCTTTAGCTAATCTGGACAGGTAGCTCTCAGAGCCAGGATTATGAATTCCAACTCCAGCCAGTCAGCTAGTTCCAGAGAAATGAAACGACTCCATGCCAGCTAGTTAACTTCCTCTTACCCCTGGATAGAAAGATCTCCTATCTGTCATAGTTCCTGGAGATTCCATTAGTCATGAGAAGAGCCTTCCAAAACCCTGGCCTCTTTATCTTCTCCAATAATTGTATCCTCAGGCCTATCCCAGATGTTAATTCCCATGATCACACCCTAGACCAGGGCTTGTCAACCTTGGGACTGGTGATGATGGGGCCAGATCACTCTTCGTTGTGGGAGCTCTCCTGTGCGTTacaggatgttcagcagcatccctgaccgCTACTAAATGTCTGTACCATCTTCTCCCCTTCCAgttttgacaaccaaaaatgtccttAGACAACAGCAAAATGTCCCTTCCTTGGGGGCAAACTGCTCATGGTTGGGAATGACTGATTCTACCATCAATACCTGCGCCCCCTCCACAGTCTCAATTTCAGGCTCTTTACTCTTTGACTGACCACCTTGGACATTTCCAGAGCATTTCCTCCAATGTCCTGatcttgagacaggagggaagggggcagggcacagccattcaaggaatggcacagcaattaacaccaaaatggaggaagattcaactcccagcagACCTTAAGGCTCAAGactggcaggagatttgacttctagtagaccttgggCTTCAtcatatgctcactgtaatattaacatggtaaatgacactcacacaggtgccatgacagcttcgaggctaaccataaaaggtcaaagagtgggtggCGGcctaattcctgggaatcccagccccttccccagggtagttggaatggtcctcccacttgttggcacgtgaagctactgagcccataaaaactggcaacactgcgTGGCCACCTCTCTCATTGCCTCGTTTtcagagatggcccgcactctgcggagtgtgtacctacttttactttaatttaagcacccaacccctacatgtcatggcctttctctcgccttctgaaacagcctacactctatggagtatatatctaaataaatctatgtttactcaacagtggctcgcccttgaattcttttctgcacaaggccaaggacccacacttggtgggccACGTCCCAGAGAGTCAAATGAGAGCTGAGAAACAGCCCTCCTCTCACcctacattaatttttttccggtatcaattttattgatcctTTAGCCACATCAGAGCCCAGAATCCTTCAGTCTTCCAGTCCTTTTACTGTCTCATCCCCAGCATGTCTTCATTTGCCCTCCTCAGATTAGATCCACGGTGCAGCAAGAGACTCACCCAGTACCCTTGCCTCTCTCCTGGCAGTGCATTCACCCCACCAAACTTCAATTCTGGTTAAATCCACTTCTCCACCCACACTGCACAGACGGGAGAAAAGCAAACACTCCCACTGACTggtttcactttaaattcatgaCCACTAACTTCAAAGAGGACTCCTAACGGTGCCCAGCAATCCTTCCACATTTCCCCACACCATCTATACCCCACTCTCCTGCCATCAGCCATAtaattacatttgtttatatctcaacgttaggggaaaaaaaccttgaCCCTGCATCTGCCCACAGCTATGATCCCTTTGCCTTCCTCTAATTTACAGATCGTGAAAGAACTGCCTAGACTCACTGTGCccagtctctctcctcccactgtcTCCTGAACAAGCCCAGTTCCAGCTCTCATCCCCAGTACTGCACTCAAACTGTTCCTGTTCAGGAATCCAATGACCTCCATGTGGCTAAATCAATATTCATTCTCAAACCTCATCTTACTGATCCACCTGCAGCATGACAAAGTTATCTCTCCCTCCttggaacctttttttttttttttcagtttggctTCTGAAACTTCATTCCCTTTTGATTCTCTTCTCATCTCATTACCTGCTCCTTTTCTAGCTCCCCTGACCCCTGTAAGGTGCAGAGTCCCAGATCATTCCCCTGACCTCTTATCTTTTCATCCTTGTGGTGACCTCATCTAGTTTCAGGGCTGTAAATGCCTCCTAAGTGCTGATGacccctgtacacacacacacacacacacacacacacacacccttgcaTACATATACAAATGTTTATCCAACAACTTCACTTGGATCTAATTGGCATCTTAAATTTAATATGTCCAGAATGAATTCCTGATTCCCACCCCAATACCTGTCCTTGCACGGTCGTCTCCATTTCAGTAAGTGATCACTCCAGCCTTCCAGGGGCTGAGGCCAAAACTCTGGATGCCTCCTCTTTCTCACAACTTACCTCCAGGCCATCCCAAAGCATGTGTCTCTACTAAGAACCTATCTAGAAACTGATCTCTCCTGCTTTTTCAGTGCCACATCTTAGTCCAAGCCACCAGCGTTGTTCATCCGGGTCATTTCAGTGACTTCTGGAGGTGATGTCTCTGCTTCCACCCTCAGCCACTTAATTGTGGCTAAGCTACGGACAGGCCAGAGAGATCTTGTCAAAATGCGAGTCAGATCTTATCACTCCTTGGCTCAAAACCCTCCAACGGTTCCCCATATCAGCCAGGATCAGGTCCGAGTCCTCAGAGTGGCCCACAGAGCCCGACATAAGCTAGTTCCCAGCCACCTCTCAGACCCCATCTCCCACGCTTCCCCCACAAACATGCTGAGCAGACACCCTGTCACCTTGTTGCTCCTCTACCTGTGACGAGTGCCCCAGTTCAGAGAATGCTACGGACACGGAGACAGGAAATCGTGATCCCATGAGAGACAAGAGAAGAATAATCAACCATGCGAACGGCTGAGTCAGGTGCTCAGCACAGCTGATCTCAGGGAGAAGTTTCAGCAGAGACCCTTCCTAAAACTGCACATAATAGAAGCCCAAAGCGCTTTTGCCAAGAACGGTACAACAGCTTCTGATCAACTGTGATGAGCACCAATGACATCTGCTTAGCAAGTTTCTCCAGtgtcaggaaagaaaggaaaacagacagagaGCTCCCCCTCATACATTCCACACAGTCCAAGTCAGGGGATGAACTCGCTGGGTTCTTAAACCAGGAATTGTTAGCCTTGCccagccttttctttcttccttttctcccttcgtctctttctccttccttccttccttctatccttccttcctctttttctctttctctttctttcctttcttcctttctctctctctaagtGCTAGGAGTATTATGGAAGTGCACAGTAAATTTATGGTGGAATTCAAATGGCTCACCTTCAGAGTCACAGAAGAGTTTTAAGGGGCTAGTTAGAATGGCTAAACAATGCAAATATAAAGGGCATTTGAAAGACagaaaactaacaagatggctATTGAGTTGTTCAGGCCTGTACTTTTAGCTAAACTGACCTTATGACTAACAcgctccccccccgccccctgtgcactcttttcttcaaataacttATCCTTCtaccctagaggtcttgaaagaaggtcaCGGGCTGAACCTTAAGAAAATGGGCAGACTCTCCTAAATTCCTCCATAACAGCAAGTTCCTATCAAGATGGAGAGAATGTAACACCCTGTAGAACGCCCTGATTGTTACCACCTTTTCTGTtgcatccagtttttctataaaacctcaagacccca includes these proteins:
- the MPZL1 gene encoding myelin protein zero-like protein 1 isoform X2, translating into MSGQQRPARGPSQGGGRAGSGWGRQRGARRGGASGRGRRRVRRPQLQGELTAVGTGAQGRGGCGCSGRTMAAPTGAGALIAAPDRRRWQWSVLAAALGLLTAGVSALEVYTPKEIFVANGTQGKLTCTFKSTNMTGTLTSVTWSFQPEGADTTVSFFHYSQGQVYAGNYPPFKDRISWAGDLDKKDASISIENMQFIHNGTYICDVKNPPDIVVQPGHIRLYVVEKEILPSFPVWVVVGIVTAVVLGLTLLITMILAVLYRRKNSKRDYTGAQSYTRS
- the MPZL1 gene encoding myelin protein zero-like protein 1 isoform X1 yields the protein MSGQQRPARGPSQGGGRAGSGWGRQRGARRGGASGRGRRRVRRPQLQGELTAVGTGAQGRGGCGCSGRTMAAPTGAGALIAAPDRRRWQWSVLAAALGLLTAGVSALEVYTPKEIFVANGTQGKLTCTFKSTNMTGTLTSVTWSFQPEGADTTVSFFHYSQGQVYAGNYPPFKDRISWAGDLDKKDASISIENMQFIHNGTYICDVKNPPDIVVQPGHIRLYVVEKEILPSFPVWVVVGIVTAVVLGLTLLITMILAVLYRRKNSKRDYTGCNTSENVSPVKQAPRKSPSDTEGLVKSLPSGSHQGPVIYAQLDHSGGHHSDKINKSESVVYADIRKN